The genomic window ATCAATACCTCTTTTATGAATGAGAGATGGTAATTCACATCGAAATTCCCTCatatctacaattatttttgcagATTCCGATTTTAGAGTAATACCTCCTTGCCGAGTATTAGAGGAAGCATCCTGCTTTTGAGCAACGATTGTATCACTCGCCTTCTCCGACCCTCTAAGCAAATCCGAGTTTAATGTAACCTCTGAACGACCTTCCCTATCTTCCGGAATAACCATAGTTTCTTTTTCCTTAATAAGATGCTCAAAAGCCTCTTTTTCAGACCGAATAGTAGTCAAAAATGCTTGTTCTTCAACAGACTTtccataaaacataaaataaacacgAATTTTAAAATTAGGCCCTTCATTTGCTTGATACACTTCAAGTTGTCTAACGGTAGTCAGATCTACGTCGTACATGATCACATAACGGGGTTTTATCTCATTTAAGActttaaatctttcaaaagGGTCAACTTGAAAGGACTGAACTACAATGAGAGGGGATTCGACAAAATTTAGATCTTTATCCTTCGTCTCCGTTAGAGTAATATTACTTTTGCTGGACTTTTTTCCAACTCCGCCCTTATTCTTTCGAGGCCTATCTTCCTGAAATACCTCACCTTCTCCATTATCAAGTCTTCCAAATTTATCTGTCAGAGCAACAGATTTGTTAAACAATTTTCGAAGTAACTTCTGAGCTCCAGTTGATAAATACTCCTCAAGTTGCCGAGCCGTTCTTGAGTCTgatgttaaaattaatattttttcagtaGGAAAAGAGTCTGGAGATATATTTTCCTTGATTTCACGAAGGATGTCAGATAAGGCAAGCCATTTTGGATTTTCTTCAATGTAAAAATTTTGCAATTTGGGTTTTTTAGGAGTAGAATCCATTTTACTTCCAGTTAAACGTGTCTCTGcagtcaaaaataaagtttcagcAGAGTCTAGTAACATCCAACCCCCAGTTTTCATAGCATTTTCCGTTGTTCTGAGAGCTGAAACTAAGCCATGAAATGTAACAGCATCATACTGAGTGAGAAAGAGTAGAAGTGTTCTCAGTGTTTTCATATCCTGTATGAGTTGCTTCGTTTTCCAGCTGAGTCTATGCCAAATGGGATCTAATTCTCTTTggagatttttaataaatgatttagagATGGCATTCTCCACTTTGAGAGTTACTTCATCATCCTCAGAGTATAATTGTGGATTGattcttttgatttctttaagAGTAAAGTCCATGAGATCAAGTATAGCAGTTTGTAGAGTCAACATTTCTGTTGTCATATGTAAATGAAGCTCAATGACCTCAGGAGGATTTTTCTCAAGAGTACTACATACATCAATCTGGAAGCGCGGGCACAAAATAAGATTCCTGACAAATAAGTTCCTCATAATGCGCTCTGTTTTACGAAAGGCACCGGATTTAAAATAACTGGGAGCATCTGAGAATGCTTTAATGAAtccagttttatttttttgtcgatATAGACGAAGAACAAAGGTTTCTTGACAGGAGTCTGCAGTGTGGTGAGCACGATACACCAGAAGTCCTGTGATGAGAGAAGCAGGGAGTCGATCTTTTAAGAGATCCACTGTGAGTATTCGGGTGGACATGAAGTAAATCCCTCCTGTTTTGTACATGGATGACCTTTCATTTATTGAGATCTCAGACGTGACTTTTCGAATGGAGATGTTGCCCTAAGTTCATCAATAAATCATTAGAATTAACTAATATCCAAAATAGGAAGCTGGATATGCCCAACGTGGAATTACCGCATTTTGAATGAAGTAGTCCTCTTCCTCATCCCTTGTTCCTAAAACAAGGACGAGATTCCCGGAGTGTTGTCCCTCATTCCCTTCCCCGTAACTACGGagcacattcaaaaatattctttctaAGCCAAGGCCCTTGGCAAGGACAAGGAGTGCATCATCATGCAACAAGTCCAACAGTAATTGGTTTTCATACTCCAGCATCACGATTCAACTCACTCATCTAGGAGACCGGCCTCCAATTATTAAGaattagaattagaaaaaaCAAGGCATGTGACGTCATTCACCCATCATCTCCCCACCATCGACCTGCATCTAACTTG from Lepeophtheirus salmonis chromosome 1, UVic_Lsal_1.4, whole genome shotgun sequence includes these protein-coding regions:
- the mei-9 gene encoding DNA repair endonuclease XPF, whose translation is MLEYENQLLLDLLHDDALLVLAKGLGLERIFLNVLRSYGEGNEGQHSGNLVLVLGTRDEEEDYFIQNAGNISIRKVTSEISINERSSMYKTGGIYFMSTRILTVDLLKDRLPASLITGLLVYRAHHTADSCQETFVLRLYRQKNKTGFIKAFSDAPSYFKSGAFRKTERIMRNLFVRNLILCPRFQIDVCSTLEKNPPEVIELHLHMTTEMLTLQTAILDLMDFTLKEIKRINPQLYSEDDEVTLKVENAISKSFIKNLQRELDPIWHRLSWKTKQLIQDMKTLRTLLLFLTQYDAVTFHGLVSALRTTENAMKTGGWMLLDSAETLFLTAETRLTGSKMDSTPKKPKLQNFYIEENPKWLALSDILREIKENISPDSFPTEKILILTSDSRTARQLEEYLSTGAQKLLRKLFNKSVALTDKFGRLDNGEGEVFQEDRPRKNKGGVGKKSSKSNITLTETKDKDLNFVESPLIVVQSFQVDPFERFKVLNEIKPRYVIMYDVDLTTVRQLEVYQANEGPNFKIRVYFMFYGKSVEEQAFLTTIRSEKEAFEHLIKEKETMVIPEDREGRSEVTLNSDLLRGSEKASDTIVAQKQDASSNTRQGGITLKSESAKIIVDMREFRCELPSLIHKRGIDIEPITLEVGDYILTPEICVERKSISDLIGSLNCGRLYTQATSMTRFYTKPMLLIEFDKNKPFALQGRYYMSKDIASSDVVMRLQLLTLHFPRLVLLWSPSPHATAEIFEELKKGRDEPDSSRASSISIDIADEFQSEKYNPAIFDFVSKLPGVTTRNVYSILNSVSNLGDLFDLTEEGISELLESKIHGKLLYEALHCKMEAAEPIETKKSNPSSSRFKHKIKRK